Genomic segment of Citrus sinensis cultivar Valencia sweet orange chromosome 7, DVS_A1.0, whole genome shotgun sequence:
GGAAAGGCTTACTTAGCAACTTATGTGCTAGAAGTCATCTAAATGTCGTATGAGTTTTATGCTCAAAACTCTCATCCCgtgacaagtggtatcagagctaaggTTTGCACCCATGCAAGCTAGCTCAACAAGCAATGACCAATCCTCCTAACACAACATAAGAGGGCGTAGTCGGTGTGGAGGTACCGGAGCAAGTCTGTGGCCGTGAGGAGGGACGCGCACAAGCTAAATCTCGCGGCAAGTCCAAGGCTGCTTTTGTAGACACCTTGGAGCCTTGCATGGCCACACTCGAAACTTTGATGTCCGCTGTCCATGACACCCCTGATAATTTGGAGGTAACAGTCGATAGTCTCGAGGGCGAGTATGGTGAGTTCACGGTAGCCACCAAGGCTCTCATGCAAGACCAAGCTGACTCTCTCCGAGGGGAGTTTCGAACATTCCATGATGAGTTGTAGAAATTACGTAGCTTTGTGCAAAGCGAGCTGTGAGCAGTCCATGCGGAGGTCGATGAAGTCCGCTTGGACTGGGCTTGGCACAAGCGTACACTCACACCTAGCCTGGCTTTTCTACGAGCGATGTGCGCCGCATCGATGTGCCAAAGCCCGATGCTTACGATGGTACACGCAATGCCACCGTCGTCGATAACTTCATATTTGAGCTAGAGCAATACTTCGATACCATGAGTGTTCGTGATGAGGCATCGAAGGTAGGCACCGCGCCCACATTCCTTCAAGGCATCGCATAACTATGGTGGCGGCGGAAGCATGGTGAGATGGGCAAGGGCATTTGCGCCATCAACACTTAGGCTGAGTTCCAACAAGAACTCCACAAGCACTTTGCCCCAAGCAACGCGGAGAAGGTAACGCAAGTGCGCCTATGTCGGCTTAAGCAAATGGGTAGCGTCCGCAATAGAGTTCACTACCCTAATGCTTGAGATATCCGACATGTCTGATAAGGACTATCTCTTCTACTTCCAaaatggtctcaaggattggGCCAAAGTGGAACTTGATAGACGTGGCATACAAACTCTCAATGACGCGACTGCCGTTGCAGAGTTACTTACCGACTACTCCGCCCAACTCAAGGACAAGAGGTCTATCTACAACAAAGGTGGGGGAGAGGGTCATGAGGACAAAGGCCACAATCGCAAGGAATAAGGGCAGAAAAAGCCTCCAAGCAGCAAGAGTGGACAAAGTAAATCCAAGAAGTCGCCCAAGCCTCGAAGCTCATACTTCATATATAATGACTCTCATTGGATGCGTGACTGCTCAGAGAAAAAATCGCTTAATGCCCTTGTGGCTCAGCTTAAGGGCCAATACACACCAACCATGGAGGAACCCTAACTTAGCATGGGTTCACTCCAATGCCTTGGCGCACTTGTGAGCCAACTGCCAGCACCCACAAGGAAAGAGCTAATGTATGTGAGTGCGCTCATCAACAGTCATGTCGTTCATGCGCTCCTCAACACCAGAGTAACGCACAACTTCATTCATCTCCGAAGATGAGGCCAAGCGCCTAGGCCTCAAGGCAATTCGCGGAGCATGTACAGAACTACAAGCACGAGAATGTGATGAGGACGTCGCAAGCATAGGTGGGGAGGATTGTCACGAGCCGCTCAAATTTGCCACCAACAGAGGCTAATTTTGCACGCACGGGTTATCTTAGCAAAAGTCCGCCTCGAAGTAGAGTGCGCTTAGAACCAGGATGCACTTAGCACTAAAGGCGGGATGCACTTAGAAATTGGCTGCCAACACAACTAGCCAGCCGTGGTGTGCTTAGTGATCATCCAAGCTCGGCCTGAGTTCTAGAGTTCTCTACAATTTGTAAATATCTAAAGTTTCTAAAACTCTTCACTTAGACCCCTAGGATATTTATATAAGTTACATGGAAGTTTCAAGAACCTAGCACCCCAACACCTATAAATAGGGGTGAGCTCCCTCATTTGCTCAACAACCAcaccacacacacaaacactcCAGCATACACACAAGCTCTCCAGCTCTCTTGTAATTTATTCTTTGTGAGTAATAAAATCCTATTCGACCATActgctctcttctctctagCATTTCCGCCAAACATTCTCACTTGACTAGTTGAAAAGTTCAGAAATACTTACTTAGCGACTAGTGTGCTAGAGGTCGTCTAAGTGCCACACGGGTTTGTTGTGCAAAACTCTCATCCTGTGACAAGCAGCTCTAATCACTCGGACAAAAGTGGGGCGGAAGTTAGAACCGAAGATAGTGACAATTTTCTACCATATATATGTGCATGTATCGCCACAGGATCACTTAAATGGACAACATTCTAAATGGTCTCCCCTATCATTTAGCACATTCTGAAaacagaataaaaataaaaacatcatttttattttatttaatccaCCATGAAGGTGGGGTTAGGCCGGACCCCTACTTgtgttataaattataaaatggaaGGAACATGAGAAGGGGGATATGAGCCAAAACCTCTTAGAGAAAGCAAGagcaaacaaataataaaagaatcaaCTAGGTTGTTTAATTAGAGGACCACTGGGAAAACTTCTTAtgagttaaataaataaggaaAGCAACGAACATAAGAAACAGTGAGTGCTCATATTATACTCAATCCTGTCAATCCCTTAAGTCTTCAAGGACAGAAAGAAATTTAACAGAAAATGCAGGCCAAATGAATgagattttaacaaaaaatagaaacaagtacactcacaaaattaatcgaacaaaaaagaaaaaggaaaatgaccATTGAACTATATGGTTACTGCAACCACCTCCCTGCATATCATCACTCACACTTTGACCCTATTATACAGGAACTTCACTTGATCTCCTCTGCTTTCTTTTCCAGCTCTGATTCTGTCACGGGTTCTATTTTCTTCTCGGCTGATTCTGTGGCTTCTGTTTTCTTCTCGGATGATTCTTCTTCAGTTTTGGTCTCGGTGGCTGTCGCAGCAGGGGCAGCTTCAACTGTTTTCTCTGCTGTTTCATCCTTATCAGTAGCATCGACAAACGACTCTGGGGTCGGGGGAACCTCAGATTTTTGAGCCTCTAGATTTGTAGTTTCGGATTCCTCTTCAGGCTTTTCGGTCTCTTTTGATTCTTCTATCACCGTCTCCGAAGGAGCATTCCCACCTTCTGTCGAGTCCTTTCCTTGTTCATTCTGAAAACATTTTGCATATGACCAAATAAAATTCtagaataaaaatgtttgttcTAGAAAAACAAAGATTCAGTCAACGTAATGCTacaatttttctctctaatgaACTAAATCTTTGACTAATAATACATCTCTAGCAAATCCCATAGATCAAGCCAAAATTTATgcacataaagaaaaaatcaaagctGTAAATTATCagccaaataaattaaatattattgttttaaaagatagagagaATGTACAAATTCCATAATACacacttattttttcataatttgaattcaaataattaataaaataaaattatttaaaaaccaCTCGACTACTAACCTGTTAATTTCATTTGGAGAAAGGTGGGCAACCATTTAAGATCAAAGCATGCACGATAAAAGTGAAAACTAAAAAGAGTTGCCGGCAATTGGACACCAATATTGGTAAAAgttgaataatataaaatcaaatgatCCCAATAAGCTACAGTACGACAGATAGTCTTTTTGTGGGTGTTGGTATATTCACCTAGACAATAATTTaagccattttatggtaaccACCAACCATATCTGCCCATccaaatattatgtttctcAATAGTCATTTTCAATCTATTCAAAAGCTATGGATTTAAATATCCGGGGCCTAATTGCTTATAGAATCAACAACAATAAGCATAGAATATTGCaattaataatcaaaagaaagCTTTACCAATATATTCGGTATTTAGCTTAAGTTGTGATTGAGAACAGCCTCATGATGGTCAAACAAAGCATGCAATGTCCCAATCATTCAACTCATTTTTCtgatgaaaatgaatcaaacTCCAAAACGaagaagttaaattaaattaatttttctctctctcacatgGGGGTACATGAAGATACAAGAAACTCTAAAAGCCAAACAATGCCAATGTCTATGATATCTCagaagattaaagaaaaaataaccaGAAAACGATGCAAtgtgaaacaaaaacaaagagGAGACAAACAACTGGTGGGTCACAGGGTCAGTAAAATTAAGGCCACTTTGTTTGTCatcaaataaaagatatattCAAAGAGAACCAATACCAAAGATACCTTGTATATACTGATTCCCCCATACAACGCAATAGATTCTGAACCcttttaactttaatattcATCATATGAAAACAAGAAATGACAGAAAGCAGAAAAATTCTTCaacgtaaaaaaaaatttaaaaaaaaatcatctttttGAAAGATTAATTTAGAGAATCTAATAGTTAACAAGCGTGCCAACAAATATTGTACAAACGAATAGACATAGGACAGCATGAATAAAGTTAAACAATTAAGTATATTAAATCGTGAAATCAAAGAGGTTgaggatttaattaattactaagtttatttaattattactcAAAAAGTTTTCTGAATTTGCCAGCGTCATAGACTTCCAAGCTTTTACTTGGATATATCTTAAAATGACAACAAATTAACAAcctaattttctattattttctttcactttctaGGCAACCAAATGGTGCTGGGATTGATTGCACCCACAAACATTTCAATGAATTCTAAACGTACTAGGCAATGATAAAGACAGAACATCAAGTTCTTTTTGATATCAAAAGACGATTTAAAActtcaagaaaaattatttcaacaaGGAAAATTAACCGTCttcagaaaaataattaattaatctacaATTCAGGATTACAGTGATCTGGGTATCATCAGAAATAATCAAGATGTCATAGaccaattaaatcaaaacattaatacgcaaaaaaaaaaatcaaattagatCCATAGACACCAATTCAAAAAGGCTaatcaacaaaacaaaaaagaaattcatattaatattaattgtcACCTTGAACAAGTTACTGAGAGATCGAGGCTTGGTTTCTTGATGATCACCATCAACTTTTTTATCATCTTCAACAATCTCCTTATTAACTTCTTTGTTATCTTCAACATCGTTAGCAGTTGCATCAGGCTGATCATCATCAACTTTTTTATCACCTTCTTCAGCCTTCTTCTTCTGATCACCACATTCTTccacaacaacaacatccTTTGCTTCAGACGGCaacgtcgtcgtcgtcgtcgtagTTGGAATAGCACCACCACCGCCTGCAGCGGCGACCTGCTCCTTAGCAGGCTCAGGCGCGGGGGCCGGCGCTGGTGCCTCTCCCTCTTCACCCTTCAACACCTTTGGCTTTGTCGCACAACCCCCCatattgattttcttcttttttcctttttgtctatcagaaattaaaacaaaaaacaaagagCTTATAACTTCtctctttaaaaaaacaaaaaaaaaattctttttaattttcttttttttgatgagagaaagagagagaatataGGTGATTTATAGGGGAAGAAGAAGGGTTTTAATTAGTTGTTTCCGACATTCGTTCTGTGGAGAGAGACAGACAGACAAACAACACAAACAGATCATTGGAAGTGTTTTTCACAAacgtttttatttctttatcttttaattagtgggcaataataataataataataataatcttagaTAGAACTACATAGTATAGGGTTTGCttataagtttattattattctttctttttttgctaTGGTAACAGGAGTCACAGGCTGTATGCTTTGTAGTGACTCCCTGcgtttttttatgtttattaaaagatagtataataataataataataaaagaaagagagaagatgaagaagctGAATAATAGGAAAAGGAAGAGAGATGGGATGTGGTGGGGTGGGGGTGATGTTTAGATGTTTATTTACGGTTTTAACGGGAGAGAAAATCAatgatgtttttatttctttattattttgggtATTAACTAATTAACATTTGGGTTCTTGAGTTTTTACAGATtacaatttcaaatataagGACATACGTTTTATATTTGTGGCACATGAGTCCCTAGTAACATTGTAAGATCTATGGTGGTAATATGTGACATGAGTACATGACTAGTTTATTAGATATATACAAATACTGACATACAgttgttaaattttgtttgacatAAGACGACATGATTATTAATCATGCTGAATTCGAGTCATGTACCCATTTAACAATTGTgttagatttgaaattatagaGTTCTTGAACATTTGTAGCGCAACTAACTATTTGATTAATCATATCTTATTgctcttattatttatttaaagaactatgtcatttttgtttttattttaaaatattcttcgTCATTTTTGGATCaaaatttgttataatttgagtaagtaatactatttttaatatattaaaggaAATTATCAAAGATCCAGCTGACTTTTATCAAAAGGTCAAAAATATCCAATTCCTTCAATAATTATCAAGGTTTGGACTTTGATGTCTATTAGTGTCCATTTTTATGTTAACTTTGTGACAATTTATAAAGAAGTCTGGTTAGATGTActagtgataattttttaagaaatttgtaTTGTGTCAAACTTTTGCTAAATATTATGTGGGCCGCTATTCATCCTCTATAAAATACATGTTAAATTGgtgacattattattaattatgaccCATTTCAATGCTTTAGTATTGCAtgagtttttaatatttgaaattcttgACATGATTAATAAGCAGGTCAAGATCACCcaaacaacataaaaatattgttgtacttttttttaactcagTATTCCAATCTAAATAACCTACGTACCCTCACGGCCTCACCATATTGAATTTCAACCACAAACATAGAAGCACGTAACCTGACTGGTACCTTAGtcatttaacaaatatttatgGACCCAATTGATATAAATAGACAAATTATAGCCGTATTtatgaaaatgtaaaaatctAGAAATCCAGATGTTATTATTaccctttttgtttttcggtttttgtgttttgtgtGTTGATCATTATTTCCTAAATAAGTCCCACACATTCCATGTCAGAATTGCttgatcaaaattcaaattcggTGGCGTTTGTTTATTGGTTTCTTCCAAATTTAAAGGGTTGATTAATCTAAACTCTTTGTTTGCGTCACAACCATATGTGTgctaaagagaaaaattcCAGTTCATACGGCGattcttaaaaaagaaaaaaataataatttagtgcGTGTATGGACgcttttttttaactaattaaatatacaGTTGCATATAGGGTAAAAGtttgtttagtccctatattatgaggttagtgtccatttagtctctgtatttttaaaaacacttcAAAACATCCctgctactaaatattgacccttatgccattattttttattatttttaacttgcttttacaatattacatttttataataatgtttctttttttgatattaataaaaaattaaattatcaaattaaactcaaaaataaaataaaaacaaaaaaggtatatattaatttttgtggaagctcacgtatgtctaaaaaattaatatcttaaaaaattacattatcaatttttttagaaaaattaatattttatctcaagagtgtgttccacaaaaattaatatattttattttattttattttattttttggtgttaaactggtaatttatttttttctttttaataatgtctaaaaaaattattataatagggttattttttctttttaataatgtctaaaaaattattataatagggcaatattataaaaataagttaaaaggaacaaaagataatggcaaaagtgtcaataatttaatggtagggatgatttgaggtatttttaaaaatatagggactaaacgggtattaacttcaaaatatagggactaaacgagcttttacccgTTGCATATATacagccaaaaaaaattatttattttttttctgtaataGTATAACTATTAAGAACATTGATGGATTTAGCCTTTTGGTATGCCGGCAGTGACTCCAATTTTGGCCATTAATGGGAAATTGGGAAGACGGCAAAGGCCAATGTTCTAATTGGAAATATCAACAtattgaaccaaaaaaaaaaaaaaaagtaataaataaataaatagtaaaactTATCAGAACTTGGGTTGTGCCTCAAGTCTTGCCAAGACTTTCTGATATTTCTATagcatatatatttgtattactACTTCGGAAAGCCAAATTTTCTCCTTATcgaccaaataataataaaaattagggGAAGAGAGTCACATTATAGAGCTTGTCGCGAGAGTCTTGACCCATTTGACCAAGATCATATTCTTTTGGGGGGCTATTATTAGTGTAAAAAGACCAATATGTccattttatcataaaaatttttattcaatcttTTCACTCATATTCTAGAAAAACGTATTTATAAGACTCTGTTATATTTTGTCATGCATATAAGTCTTGTCTTGCACTCTATCCTTCTCAcatactctctctctcattatgtaaattttaataaaataaagtgatgaatttattgttttttattaaatttacagCATATTAGTAGTTGCCCctcttgaataaaaaatttctgatTCTATCTCTTTCAAGTTGTTGATATCCtcttctccaaaaaaaaaaaaaacgttgtTGATGtctaatttttgtaattgcaATAAATTTGCCAGGTAGATGTGGAGACCAAATTATTGAGAATCTAAGAAGTTGATAATATGAAAACTTGAAAAGCTGTCGAGTTTAAGGGCGGCCGAAATATGCTGATATAATCCCTTGAGTTTGGCATATAGAATAATATTATGCATGTAAGTTGTTTTGTGTGTCCATATAATTATATCGTGTGTTCCATTACACATTAAACTTTATTTctatatatgaattttttttttattttgttaaatgtgCTCTCCACTTCACTATCTAATTATCTTCTTCTGTCTAATCAATATAAcctttcaaataaatattatttaaatagaactTTTGTTAGTGgagtttttactaaaaaaatttattaaaattgtcaatatgagtttttattaaaattgtacGATTAGtttaatagataaaatttttaaagttatttttatgaaataaatgaataaagattgtcaaataagtaaatgatttttagacattttaatattttaaaaaatcatttcaacCTTTACTACCAAAACTctaaattttgagtttattttttctaataggagcaaaataatttatttaatcttaaaaaaactaattaaaaaaaatccaaacaacaaaaaaaaatattgaaaagagtttatgaaattaaataagcacttatagCCATTAAACTATACCAAATAggcattttatttcatatgtCTTGTAGTTTTTTATGTTCAGCATATTTATTCAGGCTAGCTATCaatattacatatttttatggggttatattttattaatttaatttcatatttaatccGACTCaatatatcattattaattaaaaaaaaagctaattACATAGAATGtagatattatatatatactctaCTTTTAGTCTAAGAACAATAGTCATTTCAAAAATTCAGAActcctaattttttattgagcAGTGTTCCAAAGACAATTTtatcatccacataaattTGTCATACAAACTTAATGCCACATGATGTAATTATAGgagtgaaaacaaaaatgttaatacaataaatgagaataaaaattttgatattattatttatttttgctttgaTTACTTGTACTTATAAGTGATATAATGTAGAGTCACTAATATCATTGGACGTATATATTGAAAAGTTCAAACACACAcagaaaatctttttttataatacaaaGGTATTTTGGGATCCAACCTTACTATATTTACCGTGGCATTTggtttatattattattatcaaaggTGGGAAAAGCAAAATTCCATACTCTCCTCGAACTTAgcacaattttgttttaataacgGAAAAAATGGATCCAGTTACGGTACCACAGTGGTATTGTACCActacttttgtcttttgtgccAGCACtgttgtaaattttcatataactcatttcacttatttttatttaaattttactttacaaatattaagttaatttcCACTGCATCCATATGAACATTTTAGTTAGCACCTTAtgctatttattatttataaatttttatttcatattgcACTTGTATCACAATACCCCTCTCTTTATCACAATACTCGCGAACCCGACCCGAATTCCGTTTCTGTTTCCATTTCCGGCCACTCCACCAACCAAGGTTGGTACCTAACGGAAGCTCGTGCGACGCCGGTCATCTCCATGCCATCCTTGTCGCAAAAAGAACAGGCCCGACCCGAACCCGTGAACCCGACTCGGATTCCGTTTCCATTTTTGGCCACTCCACCAGCCAAGGTTGTGAAATATCAtctatgcaacccaagaggggggtgaattgggttataaaaaattatgcaaaacAAACCGCACAACAATTTttatctaatgccttaataagaataaaaataataaatttaatcaagcaaaataataaaagagtaagggaagagaaatcAAACacatgatttttacgtggttcggctaacCGTGCCTACATCTatgcctccaagctcactgggcttgaggattccactaagcaagcctccaaggcttctaccgctcttacaattgacttccaacgtgtcaataaacctttacactAAGAGATTAttcccaatctcttaacccaagtgtatcccaacacttacaatttcacactttgattttaaagaatattgCAAAATAAATCACTCTCA
This window contains:
- the LOC102615831 gene encoding uncharacterized protein LOC102615831, which translates into the protein MGGCATKPKVLKGEEGEAPAPAPAPEPAKEQVAAAGGGGAIPTTTTTTTLPSEAKDVVVVEECGDQKKKAEEGDKKVDDDQPDATANDVEDNKEVNKEIVEDDKKVDGDHQETKPRSLSNLFKNEQGKDSTEGGNAPSETVIEESKETEKPEEESETTNLEAQKSEVPPTPESFVDATDKDETAEKTVEAAPAATATETKTEEESSEKKTEATESAEKKIEPVTESELEKKAEEIK